A single Argentina anserina chromosome 7, drPotAnse1.1, whole genome shotgun sequence DNA region contains:
- the LOC126802598 gene encoding uncharacterized protein LOC126802598 — MARTAILHLLRSHSKRLPTSNFLSGYQPCKSGAWARGVNAKPSFNSGVGINAFQQRWASQAAAKEDDGKISIGPRKVEVGKDEKDSGIVYYGPISSTIQRVKLLSLSTCCLSVSLGPVITFMTLPDMNVILKGAMTSSVMFLSASTTAALHWFATPYIHKLKWKPGSDSFEVEMLSWLATYTPRTIKFADIRPPETQRPFVTFKANEKFYFIDADHCQNKALLAKLEPQKAPTRESAFKNL; from the exons ATGGCGAGGACGGCTATTCTTCACTTGCTCCGATCACACTCTAAGCGCCTCCCGACTTCAAATTTCCTTTCAG GGTATCAACCTTGTAAGTCTGGAGCATGGGCACGTGGCGTGAACGCCAAACCTAGTTTCAACTCTGGTGTTGGGATCAATGCTTTCCAGCAGAGATGGGCGTCTCAAGCTGCTGCAAAAGAAGATGATGGCAAAATCAGCATTGGACCACGTAAAGTCGAAGttgggaaagatgaaaaagaTTCTGGGATTGTTTACTATGGTCCGATCTCATCTACTATCCAGAGAGTGAAACTTCTCTCGCTTTCAACCTGCTGCCTTTCTGTATCTTTAGGCCCTGTGATAACCTTTATGACATTACCTGATATGAATGTCATCTTAAAGGGTGCGATGACATCTTCAGTGATGTTTTTAAGTGCTTCTACCACAGCTGCCCTTCACTGGTTTGCGACCCCATACATTCACAAGCTCAAGTGGAAGCCTGGTTCAGACAGTTTTGAGGTTGAAATGTTGTCGTGGCTAGCAACTTACACACCTAGGACAATTAAGTTTGCTGATATCCGGCCACCAGAAACCCAAAGGCCTTTTGTGACTTTCAAGGCAAATGAAAAGTTTTACTTCATTGATGCTGATCATTGTCAGAACAAGGCTTTGTTAGCAAAGCTGGAACCGCAGAAAGCTCCAACGCGTGAGTCAGCTTTTAAGAACTTGTGA
- the LOC126802586 gene encoding elongation factor 1-alpha-like gives MGKEKFHINIVVIGHVDSGKSTTTGHLIYKLGGIDKRVIERFEKEAAEMNKRSFKYAWVLDKLKAERERGITIDIALWKFETTKYYCTVIDAPGHRDFIKNMITGTSQADCAVLIIDSTTGGFEAGISKDGQTREHALLAFTLGVKQMICCCNKMDATTPKYSKARYDEIVKEVSSYLKKVGYNPEKIAFVPISGFEGDNMIERSTNLDWYKGPTLLEALDLINEPKRPSDKPLRLPLQDVYKIGGIGTVPVGRVETGVIKPGMVVTFAPSGLTTEVKSVEMHHEALLEALPGDNVGFNVKNVAVKDLKRGYVASNSKEDPAKEAANFTAQVIIMNHPGQIGNGYAPVLDCHTSHIAVKFNEILTKIDRRSGKELEKEPKFLKNGDAGFVKMIPTKPMVVETFSEYPPLGRFAVRDMRQTVAVGVIKAVEKKDPTGAKVTKSAAKKK, from the exons ATGGGCAAGGAAAAGTTTCACATCAACATTGTGGTCATTGGCCATGTCGACTCTGGGAAGTCGACCACCACTGGTCACTTGATCTACAAGCTTGGGGGTATTGACAAGCGTGTGATTGAGAGGTTCGAGAAGGAGGCTGCTGAGATGAACAAGCGTTCATTCAAGTATGCCTGGGTGCTTGACAAGCTCAAGGCTGAGCGTGAGAGGGGTATTACTATTGATATTGCTCTCTGGAAGTTTGAGACTACCAAGTACTACTGCACTGTCATTGATGCTCCTGGACATCGTGACTTTATCAAGAACATGATTACTGGAACTTCCCAGGCTGATTGTGCTGTCCTCATTATTGACTCTACTACTGGAGGTTTTGAGGCCGGTATCTCTAAGGATGGTCAGACCCGTGAGCATGCTCTCCTTGCTTTCACCCTTGGTGTTAAGCAAATGATCTGCTGCTGCAACAAG ATGGATGCTACCACTCCTAAGTACTCCAAGGCAAGGTACGATGAAATTGTTAAGGAAGTGTCTTCCTATCTGAAGAAGGTTGGTTACAACCCAGAAAAGATTGCTTTTGTTCCCATCTCTGGATTCGAGGGTGACAACATGATTGAGAGGTCCACCAACCTTGACTGGTACAAGGGTCCAACCCTTCTTGAGGCCCTTGACTTGATCAATGAGCCGAAGAGGCCCTCTGACAAGCCCCTCCGACTTCCACTTCAGGATGTCTACAAGATTGGAGGTATTGGAACTGTTCCTGTTGGACGTGTTGAGACTGGTGTCATCAAGCCTGGTATGGTTGTGACTTTTGCCCCCTCTGGATTGACCACTGAAGTTAAGTCTGTTGAGATGCACCACGAGGCTCTCCTGGAGGCTCTTCCTGGTGACAATGTTGGCTTCAATGTCAAGAATGTTGCAGTCAAGGATCTCAAGCGCGGTTATGTTGCTTCAAACTCCAAGGAAGATCCTGCCAAGGAAGCGGCCAACTTCACTGCCCAGGTCATCATCATGAATCACCCTGGCCAGATTGGAAACGGTTATGCTCCTGTGCTTGATTGCCACACCTCTCACATTGCTGTCAAGTTCAATGAAATTCTGACCAAGATTGACAGACGTTCTGGCAAGGAGCTGGAGAAGGAGCCCAAATTTTTGAAGAATGGTGATGCAGGGTTTGTCAAGATGATTCCCACCAAGCCCATGGTGGTTGAGACTTTCTCCGAGTATCCCCCACTTGGGCGTTTTGCTGTGAGGGACATGCGCCAGACTGTCGCTGTGGGAGTCATCAAGGCTGTGGAGAAGAAGGATCCCACCGGAGCCAAGGTTACCAAGTCTGCAGCCAAAAAGAAGTGA